In Planctomycetia bacterium, the sequence GGAACATTCCGTACTTCGATCTGTTGAGTCGCGGTGAAAACGCGGCGACAGTCGTGCCCTTGGCGGCAATGTATCCCCTGGTCACGGTGCTGCTGGCCGTCGTGCTGCTCAGGGAACGCCTGAACGTCGTACAACTCTTGGGACTCGTACTTTCGATGGCGGCGATTTACTTGTTCAATGTGTCGAAGGAATCGGAATCCGGCCTGATCAACAGTTGGTTGCTCGCGGCCATGATTCCGATCGGCCTCTGGGGAACGGCCGGGCTGTTGCAAAAGTTGGCGACGAACTACGTCGGCGGCGCGTACTCGGCGCTGTGGTTTCACCTGGCGTTCATTCCCATCGGACTGATCCTTTATTGGCGAGAACCGCTGACGGCGGCCGTGTCCCTCAAACACTGGGCGCTGGTGCTCACGCTCGGCCTGACGCTGGCCCTAGGCAACCTCGCGGTCCTAGCCGCGTTCGCCAGCGGCGGCCGCGCGGCCATTATCACGCCGCTGGCCGGACTGTATCCTTTGATCAGCTTGCCGATTGCACTTTGGTATTTCAACAACTCGATTAACCAGCGACAGGGTCTTGGCATCGCCTTCGCGCTCCTAGCCGTGGCCATGCTGACCTACGAACCTGCCGCGAAACCCGCTCCTCTCGCGGAGCCAGCGACGGATACTCTCGCATGAAAAGCATCGTGGAACTGATGAAGTCCGGCGTCGTCCTCGGCGACGGCGGCTATTTGATTGAACTGGAACGCCGCGGGTATGTCGACAGCGGCTCCGGGCGCGAGCAGGTCGGCACGGGCCGTGGCAGCGGGCAGTTCACGCCCGAAGTGGCGATCGAGCAGCCCGATGCATTGCGCGAATTGCATCGCGAGTTCCTCCGCGCCGGAGCGCAGGTACTGCAAGCGCTCACGTTCTTCGGCACGCGCGAAAAGCTCAACCGCTCCGGCTACGGGTCGCAGACGGAATCGATCAACGCCGCGGCCGTGAAGTTGGCGAAAGAAGTCGCCGGCGATCACGCGCTCGTGGCTGGCAGCGTCTCGCGGACCCAGTTGGTGGAGCGCGAAGGAATGGAATCGCTCGGCAAAGCGCGAGACCACATCGCCGAGCAAATTCGCTTGCTCAAAGACGCCGGCGTCGATTTCCTGATCCTGGAAACCTTCTTTCACTTGGCGGAAATGAAGATTGCGCTCGAGTGCGCCGCGGAGGCGAGTCTGCCGGCCGTGGCGACGATGAGTTTTCGTCCGTTGATCACGAAATGCACCGACGGATTCACGCCTGCCGAATGCGCCAAAGCCATGGCCGACCTTGGGGCCATCGCCGTTGGCGCGAACTGCGAACAAGAACCCAGGACGATGCTCCCGCTGTTGCGCGAGATGCGATCTGCAACGAGCGTGCCCATCGCGGCGCAACCGGCAGCGTTCCACACCAACAACGAATGCCAAAGCTTCACGCGGCTGCCGGCGTTTCCGGATGATCTCGAAACCATCCAAATTTCGCGCCGCGAATTCACGGAATTCGGCCGCGTCGCAAAACAAGAA encodes:
- a CDS encoding DMT family transporter is translated as MPRWLLWTLLAIACWGVWAVIPTEIGTSLSAQQQQALCTIGLLPLLCILPFQREPASSENKRRGRWISLAAGVCSSLGNIPYFDLLSRGENAATVVPLAAMYPLVTVLLAVVLLRERLNVVQLLGLVLSMAAIYLFNVSKESESGLINSWLLAAMIPIGLWGTAGLLQKLATNYVGGAYSALWFHLAFIPIGLILYWREPLTAAVSLKHWALVLTLGLTLALGNLAVLAAFASGGRAAIITPLAGLYPLISLPIALWYFNNSINQRQGLGIAFALLAVAMLTYEPAAKPAPLAEPATDTLA
- a CDS encoding homocysteine S-methyltransferase family protein, whose protein sequence is MKSIVELMKSGVVLGDGGYLIELERRGYVDSGSGREQVGTGRGSGQFTPEVAIEQPDALRELHREFLRAGAQVLQALTFFGTREKLNRSGYGSQTESINAAAVKLAKEVAGDHALVAGSVSRTQLVEREGMESLGKARDHIAEQIRLLKDAGVDFLILETFFHLAEMKIALECAAEASLPAVATMSFRPLITKCTDGFTPAECAKAMADLGAIAVGANCEQEPRTMLPLLREMRSATSVPIAAQPAAFHTNNECQSFTRLPAFPDDLETIQISRREFTEFGRVAKQEGLRFAGGCCGCNPAYIRALHQGLQAAH